In a single window of the Oncorhynchus tshawytscha isolate Ot180627B unplaced genomic scaffold, Otsh_v2.0 Un_contig_11018_pilon_pilon, whole genome shotgun sequence genome:
- the LOC121845800 gene encoding zinc finger protein 345-like: MSEPGSGCSVPAQRSSQQGPEMLSVMLDNCSQTGEFNVIVKEEGEEREINEREEEGREEDRNSVDSGEGPNPDPDNEPSSTASRLPGRGSYPCPQCEKSFSSSTNLKNHQRVHTGEKPFDCSTCGKSFSEKVNLKRHERVHSGEKPYHCTTCGKNFNHSGSLKQHLRIHTGEKPYHCSLCGKSFSRAGDLKTHQRSHSEEKPYHCSLCGKSFNQPGNLKSHQRIHIGEKPACALNLIVKEEEDEKEIDEKEKGEVEEENSCVIDLGTSRLPGRGSYPCPQCGKSFSSSGNLKNHDRVHTGEKPFHCATCGKSFSEKVNLTRHERVHSGEKPYHCTQCGKSFNHSGSLKEHQRVHTGEKPYHCSLCWKSFSQPGNLKKHQRIHTGEKPYHCSLCGKNFRFAGDLKNHQRSHSGEKPYQCSLCGKGFTQLRILKSHQRIHIGETPVCAFNVFLQEEESEREINVEEKRDVEEEEDNSGVVDPDISRLLGRGRYPCPQCEKSFRSSSNLKNHQRVHTGEKPFHCSQCGRGFSEKVNLKRHERVHSGEKPYHCTTCGKSFNHSGSLKEHQRIHTGEKPYHCSMCGNNFRFAGDLKNHQRSHSGEKPYHCTQCGERFTQLRSLKRHERISIGAKPACAFNVIVQEEEEGGEGEVEGEESNLK, encoded by the exons ATGTCTGAACCGGGTTCTGGTTGTAGTGTTCCAGCCCAGAGAAGCTCACAGCAGGGTCCAGAGATGCTGTCAGTGATGCTGGATAACTGCAGTCAAACAGGGGAATTCAATGTGATTGTCAAGGAGGAGGGCGAGGAGAGAGAAATCAATGAgcgggaggaggaagggagagaggaggacaggaactCTGTTGACTCAG GAGAGGGCCCCAACCCAGACCCAGACAACGAGCCCAGTTCCACAGCATCAAGACTACCTGGGCGTGGGAGTTACCCCTGTCCTCAATGTGAGAAGAGTTTCAGTTCCTCAACTAACCTAAAGAATCATCAAAgagtacacactggagagaaacctttcgACTGCTCAacatgtgggaagagtttcagtgAGAAAGTAAACCttaagagacatgagagagtacaTAGTGGAGAAAAGCCTTACCACTGTACCACATGTGGGAAGAACTTCAATCATTCAGGAAGCCTTAAGCAACACCTGCGAATACATACAGGGGAGAAACCTTACCACTGCTCTCTTTGCGGGAAGAGTTTCAGTCGGGCAGGAGACCTGAAGACTCACCAGAGATCCCACAGTgaagagaagccttaccactgctctctTTGTGGGAAGAGTTTCAATCAGCCAGGAAACCTAAAAAGTCATCAGCGAATACACATTGGAGAGAAGCCTGCCTGTGCTTTAAATTTGAttgtcaaagaggaggaggatgagaaggaaATCGATGAGAAGGAAAAGGGAGAAGTTGAGGAAGAAAATAGTTGTGTAATTGACCTAGGTACATCAAGACTTCCTGGTCGTGGGAGTTACCCCTGTCCtcaatgtggaaagagtttcaGTTCTTCAGGTAATCTAAAAAATCATGACAGAGTAcatactggagagaaacctttccACTGTGCCacatgtgggaagagtttcagtgAAAAAGTCAACCTCACGAGACACGAGAGGGTACAtagtggagagaagccttaccactgcacccaatgtgggaagagcttcaatcaTTCTGGAAGCCTTAAGGAACATCAAAGAGTACATACAGGGGAGAAGCCGTACCACTGCTCTCTTTGTTGGAAGAGTTTCAGTCAGCCAGGAAACCTTAAGAAACACCAGAGAATacatacaggggagaagccttaccactgctctctGTGCGGAAAGAATTTCCGTTTCGCAGGAGACCTAAAGAATCATCAGAGATCACAcagtggagagaagccttaccaatgCTCTCTGTGTGGGAAGGGATTCACTCAGCTAAGAATTCTTAAAAGTCATCAGAGGATACATATTGGAGAGACGCCTGTCTGTGCGTTCAATGTATTTctccaggaggaggagagtgagagggaaatcaatgtggaggaaaagagagatgttgaggaagaggaggacaataGTGGTGTAGTTGACCCAGATATATCAAGACTACTTGGTCGTGGTCGTTACCCCTGCCCTCAATGTGAGAAGAGTTTCCGTTCCTCAAGTAATCTAAAAAATCATCAAAGAGTACACACCGGAGAGAAACCTTTCCACTGCTCCCAATGTGGGAGGGGTTTCAGTGAGAAAGTAAACCTTAAGAGACACGAAAGAGTACAtagtggagagaagccttaccactgcaccacatgtgggaagagtttcaatCATTCAGGAAGCCTTAAAGAACATCAGAGAATTCATACAGGTGAGAAACCTTACCACTGCTCAATGTGCGGAAATAATTTCCGTTTTGCGGGAGACCTAAAGAATCATCAGAGATCACAcagtggagagaagccttaccactgcacTCAGTGTGGAGAGAGATTCACTCAGCTAAGAAGTCTAAAAAGGCATGAGCGAATATCCATTGGAGCGAAGCCTGCCTGTGCTTTCAATGTGATTgtccaagaggaggaggagggaggagagggagaagttgagggagaggagagtaacTTGAAATAA